Sequence from the Fusarium oxysporum Fo47 chromosome VI, complete sequence genome:
TACTATCAGTGAGTTGCCCTATATCTCATTTCATCCTAGTTAGACTAAGCAATGGTGTAGCACTGCATCCATTGCACTCTGTCACTATAAGATACTTCGGCAGTCTCTCACATCCGATTCTGCGGGTGAAGATACAGCAAGGCCAGGGCGAAGTTTGAAACTCCAACAAAGCTCATTCGAGGTGCAAGACGCTGCTCAGAAGATCACGAAATGCTATGAGGAGCTTACCCGCCGTCGCTTGGCCCGTTGGCTCCCGATATCAGCGTAAGTCCAGTAAACAGAGCACAGCACTTGAATTTGCCACTCAGTTCTGAAACTAATGTTCTTTTATAGGCTTGCTTGTCTAGCCACACCATTGACGCTTCATACCATCACCGCGCGATTATCATCGCTCAGTAATGAGCTGTCATGTAACGGATCCGTAGAAGCCGGCTCAACTCCGGCATCAAATCAGGATCGACTGAAAGTATTAGTTGAGACAATGAATGCTTTCTTTCCCCAGTACTATGGTGTAGAGTGGGTGAGACAGACAGCGAGACACGTTGCCAATTTAGCCCAGATTGACAGCCAATGTCTATTCCAAGCCAGCGGGAGTTCTTTCACAGACTGGTGTCAGATTCTGAGAAGTCAACCGAACATGTACCTGAGAATGATCTGGACTGTCGATGTCTGTATCAGCAAAGGCAGGCAGCCGGAAGAATTTGACTTCCCGGCATGGCTACGCtgcttgttgaagaggagcaAAGGATCAAGGACCAGGCCGCGTCGATTATCGTATACGACTGAACAAACTGTTAGACAAACAGGCCTCATCGACGAAGACCTGCTGGCCTTTGTGACTGACCCCAAACTCTCTGCCGCCGATGGGGATATCTTTGGTGAGCCATTGCTAGAATTGTTCGATCCGCAGAAGCTCGGGATATCTTATGATCAACAGAGGAACGGgattggtgctggtggtaGCTCATCTCAGGGGGGAGTGGATAGAATGGATTGGGACTTGGTTGAAGCAATGCATGATGCCACTGAGAACATACTGGATCGGTTGGGTGCAGACTTCATGGCTTGAGGTTGCCTTGCAGGAGAGCAAGGAAAATTTCAATGCTGTATTCAGTACCACCATTGAAACGAGCACGGTAACATGGTAGAACCGGCAAAATAACGATCTTTATGATACATTATGAGATTATTCTTCAGGTTCTACAAGCAAAAGTACAGCCTATATAACAATTAAATCATATCAGGAACTCCTACTGAATCCATCCCTCCTTTCTCATAGTCTCCCTCGTCCATTCATCCAACTTCTTCGCCAACTCCTCATCTTTCGTCGCACTATTCTGCCACCAAGGCTCAAACAGCCGATGGTAGATCTCCATATACTCTCCACTCTGTTCAGGTTTCATATCCGGACTGGCCGCGCAGAAAAGACTATTCCACGAGCCTCGATCGGCAGTCCAGAGCAGTTTCATACATCTCAGCAGCGACATGAGTCGCAAGCTCCCAGTCTCAGCTGAATCCACACTCGATGAGAGATTTGTCTCTACAAGGCCGGGATGAACTGATGTCACCCATATCTCGCCTTCTCCGTTATGCGAGCCGGGACCGTACTTCTTGTGGAGGGTTTTTGCGTGGAGAATGTTGGCGAGTTTGCTTTGGCCGTAACGTTCCCATACACTTGCCTCTTTTAGGGATGTGTCATCGAAGTTGATGCCGTTCTTGGGGGCCATTAGGTGGCCAGATGAGGAGAGGTTGACGATACGTACGCTGCCAGGGggtgatgactttgatgttTCCAGCATCACTGGAAGCAGATGCTCTGTGAGGACCCAGTGGGAAAGATAATTGGTCTGCCACTGAGCTTCATGCCCGTCTTTAGTGATATTAAATGGTGTAGCCATGATACCAGCATTGTTGACAAGGCCGTGGAGGGATGTTTCCAGAGAGAGGAATTGCTTTGCGGCAGCAACAACACTTCCGAGGTCCATGAGATCGATTTGCAACAGGTCAATCTTGGTTGAAGGATGATTCTTTTGTATCTCTGCAATAGCTTTGTTTCCTTTATCGCGAGATCGTGAACACATGTAGACGTGAGCTCCATGTCTCGCTAGGTGGGATACGGTGTAGAGTCCCCTGCAAAACGGTTAGAGATCAAGACCTGTTGGCAGAAGGACTGGGAGGAGACTTGCATTCCAGAGTTGCCACCTGTGACGACGTACACTCTCCCAGTGAGGTCCGGGAGGCGATCGGGGTGAAAAGTCATTGTCATAGATGTCTTTTAAATCGAGTTAAgtattaagtaataaaagatTAGTGTTGATGAGCTGTAGTAGTTTTGAGATGGTGTGAATAAAAACTTGAGAATCTGTACTAGAGCTATCCTCTTATATTCCGTTGTGGTAAAGTCCGCAGCAAAAGTCCGAGGTTTAACTCCATAGCTAATTCTATCGTGCCTTTTGCATGTCAAGCAAGTGTTGTGAGCAGGCTGCATGAAGACAATAAGTGCCTGGCCAATCACAATACACTCCGCAGCATTAATGCAAACCCAGAAACGGACGAGTGAGCATGTTGCATGACGCTAGAATATTTCAAGCTGGACTATGTGGCATCAACCAATCATCTTATCGCATTGACTCTCTACCCTTGCTAGTCTGCGCCTCCAAATCCACTGTCTTTAGCCGTCAGACACGACAATGTGAGCAGCCTGCATTTCCTTTCGACATCAACACTTCATAGTTTCAACATGTCGATTCATCAGCAAGAACCATGCGTTCAGCTCACTTTCATGCCGCAATTAGCTGAGGTACGAACCCAGAATATGGTTCGGCACAACTTACTCACCAGATGCAGGCACTAAGCCTAGAAGACGACTGGACCGGGACAACAGATGCTGCAGCAAGAAGGCGGGCACAGACGAGGCTGAACATGAGAGCATACCGCACGTCACGTTCCATACCCCATGGTTGCTGAGGCTAATCAGAGTGGACAGGGAAGCGTAAGGCTCGAGAAAAGAAGGCCATGGCGTCCAAGGCTGAAGCGGAGACAATCAAATCTGAACCAGTGGTTCAGTGCTGGGATATCAACCAAGAATCGATGTCCATCGTCCCAGCATCTCATGCCAAGAAGATCTACGACGCAAGGCAGCCCCTACTACCATACAGGACCAAGAAGAATCAGTCAAACGTCGCCTTTCCACTCAGTTCAGATCATCTTATTACACTTCTCCAATACAACGCCCTCCGCGCCTTAGCCGTCAACAGGACTTTCATCTCCGGCATGCTAACCACGCCCCTTGACTGCGGCGATGAGGAGATTATCCACGTAGTCCCATACCCGACCAACCCGAATTCTCTCCCTTCAGCCCTACTCCCCACAGTTCTACAACAAACAGTCATGCACTGTGATTGGATTGACGTGTTTCCCTCCCCAGAAGCCCGGGACTGTTTGATTCGAGCCTATGGGACTTTCGACGAGGATGATTTATGGGCTGATTGCATTGGTGGTTTGTATGAGGGCTTTCCtgacgatgagatggaaaGACGTGGCTTGATTGCTTGGTCACCACCGTGGGATGTAGCAGGATGGGAAATGTCAGAGGGGTTTGTTAGGAAATGGGGTTGGTTATTCAAAGACTTGTCTGGGCCGTTGGAGGCGACGAATCGGTGGAGGGTTGATAGAGGTGAGGAGCCTCTTGACCATAAAGATTATCCGCCATGTCCTCCCGTATCTGGTTTTGTTATATCAGAATTTTAGTCTTAACGTGGATCTTGCAATCGAACTAGTCTAGGTGAACTAAGAAACGTCAAGACTTTCATCCTAAACAATGAGAAGTTTATGTTGAAcaaatataataaaaattcAATATGCTCTAGAATAAATACTTTTAGCAACTGAAGTCAAGATTAGATGGTTTCTTGCTCCCTTGGGCCACTGTATTCACCTCGTATCTTCACATATACAACAAGTTTAACCAAGTATGACTCTGTAACATGGCGAGACTATTCCGACAATCCCATTAATTTCCTAAATTAGGCTTCAAAAATCAAAACTATGAAAAGATATCCTTCTCGATCCAGCAGGTCTTCTCCCAGCCATTTGCCCAAAGATACCGCAATTCACCGGAACTAATCACACCTATGCCAGCATCAAttcgttcttttctctcCTTTAAAACAGGAGCCCAGTATGCCTGCAGTTCACGCAGCTCGTCAACAGCCattttctgtttctgctgCAGGATCTCTACCTGTCGTTCATCGATCAAGTGCATTAGAGTTATTCTCGGCGCCCTCCATTCGCCAGCGGAACCATTTTGGCTCTTCCAGTACCTAACAAGTTCCAACTGCAGGTATGCACTCCGAGTGCCAAAAGTACCCCAATCTGCAATATTAGGTGCAGGCCCATAGCCGCGCGGTTTGCCAATCTTCGGTCCGTAATACGATTCTTCCCTAGGGTCGTAGTGGTACATTGTTCGTAGTAAGGATGTTTCCTCCACTTTCACGCATTTCCAGAGATTCCCTGTATCGTAACGGTGTTGCTTCGGAGGTGGCTTGGCAGGATAGCCCGTGTCTCTCGTCAGTCCCTTGGGGACAGCGTTTCGGGTCCAGTCAACCacaagaagctcttcaagGGCCGTGAACTCCTTGTGCTGTGGATACAGGCAGAGTCTACTACAATCATGCCACCGGGCCGGCTCAAGGTCTCCCGGCACCTCGTAGAGACAATGGGAGAAATCATCAATAGCCAGGCGATGTACTCTGATAGCATCACCGGGATCAAACTGCGTGATATTGCAAGTATTCTTATCtttaaataagatatctcGATCATGGTTGAACCAGGTTCTTGGCCCATGAGACTTAGTCTTAAAAGCGAGCTAATATCCCATCTTTATGAGAAAGTCTCGCGATTCGAAGCAGGTATGAAGCAGGACTGGTATTGGAGCATTGCTGTAGAAATATACCCTCACGCGGTTTTCGTAGTTTTTGGATTTTTGCCAGTTACAAAAGCCTCCTTGGTAACTGGAGACCTGCCAAAGTGTATAACATTCATCGAAATTGACAAACTCAGCTTTGAGGTGGACGACACGAGCTGGTGTGGCGAGGAGGTAGATTTCGTGCCGGATCTCCGGCGGGAGGCTTTGAAAGTTGGCCATTGCGTGTATCTAGGAAGTGAATGAAGTAGATTAAAGGAGTCGACTGATATTCTGGGGCTTTTGACGTATAAATAGGTGCAGAATTATAGTTATGCACTGAGAAAAAGCTCAACCTATGAGAAAGCTTCTTACGTTAAGGTTTAATTATTACGCAGTCTTTAAGTCGATTCCTTTGTTTGAAAGGTTTGGTCAACATTGACATCTTTACTAACTTCAGTGTTGTGTcataagctctcagccacagatctcaactgcaaataacacatcttTAAACTAAGGCAAGGTTTGTAATTTTGATTGTGAACTAGAAGAAAATGAGGACAGAAATCTCAGTGGCTCTCAGGGTATCAACAAAGCTTCCATTGACAATACGCGTACTTCAAGTATCACAAATTGAAATTATTTGACATAGGTCTTTTCCATCTGTCTTAACATGTTTTAGGCTTCTGGTGGGCTGTGCAATGCCAGTTTCTTTGCTCTTCTAATAAGCTTACAGTATCAGCATCGAATCTTCTAGTAGATGTTTATAGTATGGTGCAATGATGTGTTCTTTTTTCCTGTACTGACATGGTGAAGTTTGCTAAAATTTCCCAATAAGTCTAACGTGATTGTTCTTACTCAATCCAAAAAGTCTATTTATACGGAACTTTGTTTGCAGCATTCTGAAACCGATGCGTTGTTCTCGTTGGATATGTTGATGTTCAGCGTCGGTGAGGAGGTGCACGGGTTTGAACTTGGGCAGCTTCCCGCTTGGCCGCCCCAATTCAGCCCAGTATTTCGCGAAACTTGACTCCAAATATTCTCGTGGGTGATCAAGAGATCCCCATTTCTCGTAAGGCTCGCTGAGATACTTGGCGAGATCTGTGTCTTTTGGTATGGTCGTTGGAGGGAAGACGGTCAAAGAATTGCACCAACGGCCTGGCTTCCATGAGTGCGGGCGCCGAAGATCAGCTAAGCGAGGAAGACAACAGAGATATGCATCAATTTTTTGGATCTCCGTAAACTTGCAGAGGTTCCTGGTATCATAGCTGTGTCTCTGTGGAATAGGATCGGGGAAATATCTTTCGCTGGACTTGAGCCAAGGCCCGTAGAAATCTATCACGTTTCTAGTCCACTCAATGAGAAAGACCTCTTGAAGCTCCCCAAAATTCTGAAGAGCAAACCTGATAGCTTGGTCATAGAGGCCCATGTCCTCCCTCTCGTAGGCTATTCTGTGAACTCTTTGGGTATCTCTGCTGGGGAACGGATTGATGCCTTCGTATATCTTGACCAGTGCCCCTATGTCGAGAAACAGGGTATCTCTTTTGAAGTTGAACCAGAATCGCCGCCCAGTTGATGGGTCCCGGAAAACCAGCTTGTGGCCAGTACGTGTCAGAAAGTCCCGGGATTCGGAACACATGTGTAGCAGAGGGGGAATGATGGTACTGCACGAGAAACGCCCTTTTCTGTAATCAAGATCGGACGTTGGGTATGGGCGTCGGATGTGAACAACACGGTCTGGTGTGGCCAAAAAATATATTTCATGACGAATCTCTGGTGGAAGATCCATTACACGGTGAAAGGACTGCAAAGGCATGGCGAGATGTTCGCTTGTGGTGTAGAGTGTTTGCTCATCATGAAAGCGGGAGGGGACTCACTTTTTCTATGTTTATTGTTGTAATTAAGATTCTTGATTGGCTTTGTTGGCGCTTAGGAGTCGGATCATGGCTAAACAAACTGCGAACTTCTCCTTTCATGTCGCCATCATATTTCCGTATGCTCGCGTGCTTTGTATTATGAGGGCATCATCGATTTAGACTTCATACGGGTTTATAAGAATCGCTACTTTTCAAGGGGAAACAAGAAAATACAAGGTTTCTATCTcaagtgacaaaaagacttaggtcAGTCTAATGCAGGCTGAATACCTTCAGACTCCCTAATCATTTTTTATCTTGATTTAGGGTCAGAAGTTTTTTGCTCCCCAGCGCCTGTATCACCAAAGCTTCAAGACTGTGACTGTGGATGATACAACTTTATCTGATACGTAAAAGAGGTACACTTGAAACATAAGCTAAGGATGAAAACGAAACCCGTGGCGGAATATTTTGTACGTTCTGCCGACAGGGGCACAAGGTGTGATAATCCGTGATCGACGTTTCACTTAATAGAGATCCGAGGCTGCATTACAAAAGATACATAACATAAGATTTTACACTATCTCAATTGTGCGACTTTTGAGAGAGGATAGTTTGAGTTCAATGATGTATCATCACTCACTTTAATTAAAGTCTATCTTCTCAAATGCTAGTCAATGATGATGGGACTCCTAGCAATGGATCGATGCAGATGCTACTCTGTACCTGCAGATAAAGCCCAGGTACCTGGTTGCTATGTGGATTCTTTCGTAATCCACCTGAATGACCGCACCTAATGTTAATAATGAACACAAGATCAATCCACAACATACCATATTTCCTAGATGGCGAAGAATGTAGTGTCGTCATTGGTTCTGAGACGCGATTGTAAACAAAGAGCATCAATAACTCCAAGCCTTTGTTTACAAAAAGTAAAAAATGAGGCTTTCTGCACACAGTGGACAAAGAAACTTCAGGGGCATCCTTACAGGGATTGGCCAGCTTAACCTAACCGGTGGAAAGGGTCCGCCCGTGCCTTGCTTGGGCTGGGGATGAAAGACGGGACGCCGGAAGCTTTAGCCACAAGATGGTAGGGGAGGGGCTAGGAACACATGGCTGATTGTTCCGGAAACGGACGAAAACAACAACGATCAGACTGTTACACGCAACTTGTTTAGAATATACTTTTAATCCTGTATCATCACAGAGAATGCAGTTTAGACACGTGTCTAAGGCGGACCGGGCCTAGGAACACCGGGCTTGAAAAAAGCCACtaaacatcatcaacaggtTAGCGCAATCTAGTGGGTTCGCAGCCTGTCTCCACTGGAACCCAACCCAACCCGGCCCTGGCACTGAAGAATTGTCTGGGTATCATTGACTGGACgggatcttcttctccaaaccCAAGGCACGGCACTCGCTTCAACCCCTGGAGATATCATTTCTTCTTTACATTAGCAACAAGCTTAAGCGAACTGTCACTGTCACCTTCTTTCAACTCTTTTTCTTGTTCGTGTCTCAAACTTGCATCTTCAATATTTCCTTCTCTGCTGTGCTAGGTTGATGCCTTCATCGTTCGCCTCATCGTTAGTTCCCGCAAGCCCTTCCGTCCCGTCGTCCACCCGCCAACGCTAGGCCCCCCGATAAACAAAATCCCCTTCTGGATCCCTTACAAACAAAAGCTGTCCGTTTGTCTCGGGCAATCTTGTCAACCGCATTCCTCTTAAAGACAACGACTTCTGCAGAACGCGATACTACTACCCCACGACACTCCTGCAAATACGTTCATCATGGAGGATTCCTCCCAGAAGCGCATGAGCGCTATTCCGCGACTCTCGAAGCTACCTGTACCAAGACCAACTTCAGGAATTCCAAAGCCAGCATCAGCTCTACCAAGACCGACATCAGTTGTTCGTCCCTCGCCGTCAAGGGAGAGTCTGGGCGGTGGTGAGCTACGGAACCCTCGGCTTCGACCTTCAATGTCGAGAGATCAATTACGAACTGGTCAACCGGATCTCCAACAGCGAGCACAAAGACTACGACCTGCAGTGTCTAGAGAACATCTCAACACTGGAACAAGACGCACATCGCTCATCACAAAACCTACACATCTATCGCCGGCGAAGCCCATGGCTCAACGAATTCCTTCGACGCCGCATCGATCGATGGAGCGACAAGCTGATATTATCGAGGAGCAATCTACAACACCCCCGTATGATCCTCCGGGAGAAGCTATGGGTGTTCAATTCGATGGAAATATCTTCCCTCGTCAATTGACCCTTACAAGGAGGCCTTCGGAAACATTTGCAACTTCACCGTTGTACGATCCTGCCAACAATATCTTTGACCCAAACCAATCAAGACCACGAACCGCTTCGaccgatgaggatgataagcCCGATACATTGAGGGCTCGCTCTCGCAAGCCAAGACCCTCTCTGAGCGAGAGAACTATCGAGACACTTGCTTCCattccctcttctcctgccatgatgaagtcatcAAACTTCTTCGACCAAGGACGATCAAGTTCACGTCCACGCTCGAGGGCAGATAGCGGCGGTTCCAGACCAGGGTCTAGCTATGCTTCAGATGCTTCAGTTAGGATTCACAGGACAGAGAGTCGGCCTGGCTCTAGTTCAGAACAGTCCGACCTCGGTTACAGCAGCTTTCGAGGTTCCGCAAGTGCCTTCAGAAAGCCCCTGACTCCCATCGATGGAACTCCTCAGAAGCGGTCCTCGGTTGTTGCAAACAAGACTCCTAATTCTCGAGCAGGAGCCTCCAAGCCAGCTCCCTTCTCTGACGCGAGAAGCCCCAGCCCTGGCAAGCCTACCATGATGTCTCCCAAGGGCTCGCAGTCTATGGCTTTGCGACCTGCCAAGTCAAGGGCTCCCGTACAAGGGTTGTTCAAGAAACCTTCACTTCCTGCCCTTGGTAAGGCTTCGCTGAATGGGACCTCGAACCGCCGTGTGTCGGTCAATTCTGCCTCCACAGCTTCCTGGGATGGTACAATTCCCTCAGCAGGTTCTTCTCACAATACGTCTCTGACAGCCGATTCGGCCGAGCCTGGAACACCACCATCGGCTCGCAAGTCTTCCGCCGCTCTGCGTGAACAGattgccaaggccaaggctgcgAAACGTGCACAGATGAAGCAGGCAGCTGAGATCGAGTCACacccagaagaagaagcaccaATCGTCCCTTCGGATActggctttgactttggCGTCAACCATGATGATCCTTTCAATACGCGTAAGGGCGAGGatcccaagaagaaggttctCCAGAACCGCGTCAATACTGCAAGGACAACTGGAA
This genomic interval carries:
- a CDS encoding uncharacterized protein (domain of unknown function-domain containing protein), whose protein sequence is MSIHQQEPCVQLTFMPQLAEALSLEDDWTGTTDAAARRRAQTRLNMRAYRKRKAREKKAMASKAEAETIKSEPVVQCWDINQESMSIVPASHAKKIYDARQPLLPYRTKKNQSNVAFPLSSDHLITLLQYNALRALAVNRTFISGMLTTPLDCGDEEIIHVVPYPTNPNSLPSALLPTVLQQTVMHCDWIDVFPSPEARDCLIRAYGTFDEDDLWADCIGGLYEGFPDDEMERRGLIAWSPPWDVAGWEMSEGFVRKWGWLFKDLSGPLEATNRWRVDRGEEPLDHKDYPPCPPVSGFVISEF